CGCGTTGAGATTCGTACAATCGTCTAAGAATGACTCAGATGCGCCCGACGGCCAAGTTGAGCATAACCACGAGACAGTCTTAATGACGTCTTATTAAGGGATAATTATTACATTATGAGTACATGATAGCCAGTTCAGGAGCTGCTGACACCGCAGAGAAATAAATTAagcttaatttttctttttttttcctcatatttttttcaaaataatcgTTCTATATATACCTCGGAAATTTAATAATGGAAAACATTGGATCGACTACATCAAAACTTATGGTTGCTGAGCACAGAATCTCTTAGTTCATGAGTTTGGCAGTGTTCTTCCCCTGCTAAAAACTGTCGATCCTCAAATGGAATAAAGTTATACAAGTGGTGAATTCTTCAAGATGGAAAAGTATAAGAGCCATGATCATGGCATGTCTTTTGAGCAAACATGATTCTGTCATACTTGCACACACAACTTGAGCAGATAGAAACCTCAATTTAGCGACAGTAGCTAACTTATATGATTTAGATCACTATTATTGAAAGCAACTCTCCAAAGAGAGAGTTCTTTATCCTTCAAAGGCTCCAGATTACAAAAAGAGAGAGTTCTTTATCCTTtgcctttatttttcttttgtcatCACATTCTTTTCCTTTGATCACATGTAGCTTCAGCTATAGAATTCAATAGCAGCAAAAAGAGGGATTATTACCCAGCAAAATGGGTTCCTTCAATTTGGAAAGCTTCTTGTGAATTTGATATGGTCGAGAGTACGTCTGAGACCATACCGATTGACTGCTCTGGTTGCTGCTCTATAACCAGCTCCATATACCGGCGAAGCATCCGCTTCTATTTCGTGTTTGAAACATTCTCCCAGCTTTCTCTCGGACTGAGTTCGAGCACCTTTTTTCGACGGCCTGGTAGTCGAAGAGGATGATGAGGTGGAGGCAACATTACTACCTGAACCTGCAACAATCTCAGAATCCAACCACATTTGAGCCAGCACCTGGCAGATGCCTTCTTCAACTTCTAGACTGAGAGATCCATATCCTGCAAACTCAGGATGGAGTAACATCAGGCGCTGCAATAATATCTATCGATATAACCTCATGAATCACCCAAGATTGACACTAGAGGTAGTATGCAGCTAGTGAAGATTGACGGAACAAGAAAACCAAGACAGATCACAAATAATTTGTAATTGCTACTGTTTCTCTATCCCAATTTTAGTAATTCTGCTATTGTGTAGATATTCAGATGACAATAATATAACATATAATTGAAAATGTTCTACAAATGATAAAGCATTTATCATAATTCATGACTTATCATTCTATGCCACCTTGGCAACTACGAGTTAAATTGAACTTAAGGATATAAGTTgcaaataattttatcaaatattatttaatctaatttatacaaaaacagttcattaataataaaataataatcataataattattcaaTATTAATTAGTATAAAAAAACTCAAGAtgactataatcatgataaaacataaatcacgtatttatgtaaaaataaatattatttcataattttaaatgtatGCATGTAAATAACTAcacaaatatccaagaacaaaaaTTGGAATTTAAATATCATAAGCAAAAATTTTACTAATATGTCATATAAGAAAACTACAAAATAAAACcgtaatttataaattttttttttaattctgtaaTGACATAAATGAGTCGATGAATCATATTTAATTGGACATCCCAAAATTAAACCAAAATTGGACTGTTCAGATTAGACCCAACATCCAACCCAATTAAACCAATCAAAATTGGGTTCAGTCAAAACTGATTGATAAAAAATTAAGCTAAAATTAGGCTTCGACCAAAATTTGATTAAAGTAGGTCAAATTGGTCAATTCTATAATTAaggatataagtaaaaaaaaatatttttgaagggcaaaactataatttgttgggatatatattgaaaatattttatttttgaaggGTAGAACTGTCACGGGGACACTAActagaattaaaaaaattcaaaagagtAAAATAATCTTTTAATAGGTGAAAAAACTCGTAGCCTGGCCTGCGCAAGGCCTACGACCGTCACGGTGCACAGTCGTCTACTGCTGCATGCCACATGCTTGAACACCTCCACGATCAATCGATCTTTAATGGCAACCAACGCTTTTCAGTGACGCAACATAGCTGTTGCCCATCGACCACCGTTCACAGCTAATCCCTCATCAACATTCCATTCCCATGCACACGAATATCACCACCGCACGAGTCCTTATCAGTCGTGCATCCTTACAACGACATCTCCTTCGTAGGGTCACCATCCGTCGTTGCTACACAGCATTTGGCCACCACGCAACCATTGGGCGACCCACATCAGTAGCGCCGGTGTTCACGCTCAACCAATGGCCCCTACGTAGCCGCTATGAACCCCGACCTTCATCGTTGCCAATGATGCTGGCCGTAGCTAACAAACATTGTCATAGCTTCTGCCTTTCCCAACGACATGTTTGCTATGCAGTTATCGATTAAAGGCAGCGCCCAATAGGGCTGCTGACTTCTTAGACTACCTCACACAATGGCACCACTACATGTGTAGTGCCGCCTGCAGCTAAATCCTACCCCCACAGGCAACAGCGATGCCAACCAAGGCTGCTGTTGCCCACGGTGGCAACTGTCGCACGTAATGGCATCGTCGCAGCACTTCCACTGCCAGCGCTGCTGCACATAGTAGTTTCTGACTGCAGCAGTTGCCCGTCCAGTCTATGGCCGACAACCAATGGAGGTCGTCGCCCTTAATAGTGCTATCGCTGACAAGCTGCCAACGACGATTGACCGATCAAACACGAGCAACATGTCGTCCCTAGCTCTACCTGCGTAAGGCGAGGAACCTTGCAACGCCTGCAAGCAGGCGACAAGACGAACGAGATAAGAAAGCGAATCAATAACACAGACGGATCATTCAAGCATCGTACAATCAAAATCGAATAGCACCTTTTCCGCAAGCGAAAGGtgctaataaatagatctaatataCGTTTACGATCtaaggtatttgatttcaaaacaacttgctttgataccaattgtaacaTAAAAATTGTAATCATGCTTCTGTTAtgtgaaaaaattttaatatgaagaacTGAAATCGAATAACCATAGATCGAAATTTAGATGTACGTACATTTCGATGTCATTCATAAAACATTTATCTGATCTGCAAACGCATCATCAttcgatccaaaagttacagcgaTTCCAATTTGTAAGAACTAAACTCACCTtcttctctcttcctattttttcaCAATAACACTATAAGCGATGCAATAGAGATTAAGGGGAGATGAAAAAAGATATGTAATCTCTCTTTTATATGTTGTCATGTGTTGAGTCCCTAGAAAACCCTATCTATATATAGGCGAGAgcaaagggtctaggataagtaattaggagagttcctctcaTCAAGGTCATCTCCTAAGAAATCCTATTATAATTGGACTTCCTTTCTATTGGCCGATAACTGTAATCAAAATCCAAtgagatctataatatatcttatctaattaaacatgatcatataatctaacaaatAAGCGTGTTAAGGCTAGCTTTTCACTGGACAAGTAAGACTAGCAACCCACTGATGATGAAGTATAATCCTTTTGGTCATTGTTTACATAGCGTTGCTACATTGTCCTATTCTCGTGCTCCATTAATATCTGGAATCATACTTACAATGCTAGCATGAGTtgccaaaattataaaaataaagcaaACTGTACACAACAAAAACACATCTGTGAGCATAGAATGAGTTGCATACCATTAAGGCGTAGCCATGCATGCATCATCTCATGAGCCAATATCGACCCTGTTAGTAATCTGCAAGAGAGAACTCAAATATTAAAGCAAAGTTTGCATGGGAAGATGCAATAATTTACTAGTTTTGCTAGTGTGATACTAAATAAATAGAAACTTGACACCATTTTTTCCAAGGAGAATATATTTGACAAGAATATCTTTTTTTTGTCTTAGAAtctggaaaaaagaaaagaatcagaGTTGAATGTGTAGCTAGGATAATTTAGCTGAAAAGTGACAGAATCTTAAGAAAATGCTAGCAGGGAAGGCATCTAAGCTAACAAAAGTAGATTGGATAGTGGAAAATAAATCGAAAGATACCTTGGTAGACCATACAGTATAAGAATTGCTGTGACATCACACCGTCTGATCAATCTATATGGCCCTGTTATCATATCTGTAAGTCTGTGTCCAGACCCCATTATTGGCCTTCTCAAAACCTAATGATTGTATTTTCACCAGTGATTATGAcattcaataaaaatattaacatAATTCACTCATAAAACCACTAGCAAACTGAGAATAACAGTTCTAAAACTGAGAACTCTTACAGTTCTAACAATCTTCTCCTCAGAAAGACAGAGACCTCTAGTTTCAGGGAGGTGATGATGCCCCTGTCCTCAGAAGTATATGAAAAGATTGTTATTACCAAAATTCTAAAGGAACAAAGTGCATGCTGTTTAACTCCAAAGTTTTGTTCTTTGACTTACATTCATTTCACCATCCATAGCTTCATTTAGAGCTTGTCGCTCAACTAGAAGGAGCGGAATCTGCTGTTCCACTTTCATATATAAACCTTCATAGAATTCTTTTATGCCGAGGTAAAGGGGTTGGCACTCACTTGTGTCCATTATTGCAAAATTAAGACACTCAAGACAAAGCTTCCGACCATCATCCAAAGTAACATATTTCGTGTCCCTTGGCTGAAGCCCGGCATAAGTAAAAGACAAAGAGAAAGAGCACAACTAAGCATACAATATAAGGCACTTGAACATAAATAAACAATAGCAGAATCGACCTTGGTAGTCTTTTAATAGTATTATGCTTCACGATACAACTAATTTTGGATCAACAATAACTATTGTAAAATGCAGAGAAATTATGGAGCGACTATCTTTTACCAACCTCCATTCTTTCACAACTGCAGCACATAGGAGTGCCATCACGCTCATGTAAAGGACAATACCTTTGCCCCCAAAAAGGATGAGCCCGGTATTCGATATGGCCATCTCTTATTGCAGGGATCTGCAGAAAAGGTCATTATGATGTATCCACAATTCAGAAATTCAGGGGAGAAGGTTCCAGTTAAGGACATAAATAACATGAACAAAGTTAAACTGGTTGAATTATTTTAGGCTTGCATAACAGTCAGGTGCTGACTTATATCAAAAAACTGTGTGTGGACTATGTAGTATGTACAAGTATGAAACTTAGAACCCAAGAGTTGTAATATGTGATTTTCACAATTGTTATGCTACCATGACTACAGATTACTTCTGTACATGGAAAGAAGGTTAAAAATATTTCTGGTATCGTCAAATTGGTGTAAGCACAAAGCTTCATAGAAGTGTTAAAAATACTTGGTTATAAATGCCATCTACCAAAATCAGGGAGTAGGTAGCTaattaatttttgttatttttttcctAAGAAATCTAGCCACTTAAAAGAGATGAAGGTTTTTCAAAGTAATTTGAGGAGCCTTCAGTACCCTTAAGAATTAAGATAACAGTTTATTTTCatgaaagcaataaaaaataGAACTATATATACATGCAATGGAAATCATCCATATGCTTTACTCACCGGTCACGCCTTCAAGAAATAAGCAGCCAATAACTAAAAAGCCAACAATAAACAATAACAAAAGGGCGGGCCTTGGTACAATGGTGAGATTGTTTTGTTCCTTTGTTAGAGTGAGCCTTGGTACAATCGTAAAGTTGCTTCTTTGCAACCTGGGAGACTAGTTTGAGAAATAAGACTACTTACATTGATTCTCCCCAGATCCTATATTGGCAGGAGCCTCATGTATTAGGTATGCCATACAATAAATAAAAACAACTGGCTTATACAACACTTGGATATTTTCAACTGCTTCTGCATATATGTCTCTTAGATGCATAGATGATCTCTCATTTCTCATAGTTGAATATAACCCCTATTCCATATAGTTTTATAGTGTTGTTCTTTCCATGACAATCATCGCAAGTCAGTCGAAATATTATATGCATCTAATACGATagttttttttgttattgtttCATATAGATAAATTGCATATACTCACTAAGAGTGCTGTTTACAGTAGAAATATAGAAATACATACTTACATACTGCTTGCAGACATCACATTTTGGGTGGTAGAGTTTCCTATAGCAAGATTTGTGATAAGGACGATTTTCGTACAAAGATAACTGCATCAGATAAGCCAATGAGATTTAACAGAACCCAAAGATGACAACAATGACAGTCAATTCTTCACCTCATAGTCAGTTATTGGTTTATTGCACCCATGGCAACGGAGACACTCTGGATGCCATACAGCACCCATGGTACTCAAAGATTGACCACGACCAACTTCTTTATTGCATCCAGCACATCTCCTAACCAGATATAAGATCAAGGAAGTTAGTTATGCATCTTAAAATATAAAGTTACGATTTCTCAAAAAAATGAAGCACCTAGCTTTCCTCTACTGATCTTAAGCTGCAGGATCTGATCCAGAATGGATGGATACTGAGAACTGAATACGCAATAGATTATTTAAGAGAATATTACAGAACCCTTAAAATTTTTGCCTACAATATGAAGTTAATTTCTTAAAAGATGGTCAAGTTGGTGACATATGGGATTGCAACATGATCATACGACACTGGTAGTTTGTACTAATGTTTACCCATATGACAAGTAATTTGAGGTACATGGGCTGCTGCCAGCCTGTATATTGTGTCTGCCACTGACATAAATGGTCTCACACTGCCATTTCTTTAACAATGTCTAACGTCCATGTCCATGAATTCAGAACAATAATGCAATGTTGCATAGTGCAGCATGCTGCCTCATGACTACACATACTATGGTGCGTCGATCCTTGGTTCCTTGCAGCAGCTGTTTCTCTACACACCGTGGAGAGAAACCTTCAGGGATTGCTTGCCAAGAGATTATGGATGGGGAAGAAAAGGTTAACCCCCTAGGTATTAGTTGTCTGAGACCACCTTAAACAGGAATGTGGGATCTTTCAAATCAAACTGATAAAGCAGATAATTTTCAAACTCTTAACAGATGATATCTTCCAATAAAGAACTTGATCCAAATACAGATCTTGATCTTTCCAAGGTTCAAAATAAATAGAAAGCCTATCGCAGATATCTCAAAAACAAAAGCTTCCCTTCAATTCTTCAAGACAAACTGATAACTAGAAGTAGAGACTTGCTACCTGGTTGAACTCATcattctttgtcatgatttattatGGAACTAATGATAACATAAgagaaatgaaatgaaatgaCAAATAGGCAAATAATTCTAAAACAAGTACCTGGAGACTGAAGGAAAGGAAAATGGATTAGGTTGACAAATTTGGCCATTTTGACGGGGTGGATATTCAGCATTCAAACTTTCTTGTAAAGCCTTTGCAAGCTGTTCGTCTTCCTCCAGAAGAGATTTGTCTAAAGAAAAGAAACATATGATgttttaaagaaaataatataattataaaaagaagaaaaagattataTGAAGACCTGAGGCAACTTCCATGTTCTGAAGCTAAGAGGGTTAGAAAGTGCACTAAGTCATGCTATTGGCAGAAAGGTAGGAATAAAAGAGATATAACATAAAGTAGATCATAGAGAAGAACCATCTGAATCCATGAAGTGAGTTAATCAGACAGCGATGGTTGAATAggctttataataaatttaattactAACAAAGATGGTTTTCAGCAGATCAGTTTGTGGAGACAATAGTAATGTAAACCATAGGGTCCTAACTAGATAATACATAATTAAAGGCCTTCTGACAAGCAGAAAATCCATATGGGAACGTGATATACTAAGATTACCATGCAAGCTTGTTGAACATATTTTTTTGTTGCTAAGTTTCTCAATTCCCTGACTGCCTCAGTAGCATATGCATAAATATCTAAAAACAAAGACATTGCTGATGAGCTAATTTTTTAGAATGTTACAGTTAAGATAGCGGCAGTTATGTTTCTGATGAAGTCCCACAACTGGAAGTTCCTTTTTACAAAAAACCAACAGTTGctccacaaaagaaaaagaaagaaaggtccCTCGGTTGTAAACCATAGTGGTTAATAAATTATGAGCTTCACTGTTATCACTTCTGTCACTGGCTAGCCATCCTGTGCTCTTTGTTGACAAAAGGGCACTAAGTTTGATATTATTCTTCTCATTTCCTTCCTATCCCCCAAGCAAATCATTTATATGGTATTTCTTATTTTCCACAGAGTTTGTCATGTCTTCAACATCTGGATGTCATTTCCCCTTTATAAATCAGTATGTAGCATATCTGCTCTTCTCAAAGATAAAAATAAACAGAAAAATGCTTTAAAATGTTAAGTCTGGGAAAGTTCAATAAAATCCAGGAGCTTTTATAATGATCAGATCTTCAACAACAATCTAGTTGTCTTTGCATTACATCCATAAGCCATTTGAAACAATTAGCTCACACAAGAATGAAAATGAACAGCTCATTTGCTATAGCAGTGCCAGAGTGCTAACCAACAGTTTTGCCTTTCTTCTGCTCTTCTTCTGATAGTGAAAGTGCTAGAGCTTGATCAATGTCTTCGTCATCATACTCCCGCTGGATACCCTAACATCCAGAATTTCCTGAGGTGTGACTAGCAATCAAAGATACAGGAATAATAGCCTACTCAGATTATTTAGGCATGGGGATGTggaagaaaataaatattaaatacataATAAATGCACCGTGTAAGATTGCAATTACAACCTAGATTATTTAGAAACAAATTTTGTCATTGacagcattaaaatttttattccAAAGAAAACATTTAGATTGCATTAAAGAGAGATCCTATAGAGGACAAAGGCAGAAAGTTTTAACAAAAGGGTTACCAATGAACTAGAGGGTTTATTCCAAAAGCCATCATCCGCATGTCTTCCATGGCACTGGCCAGCGGAAAATTTCAAATTTGAACCTTTAAAGAGTTTGTTTAACCAGATCATCGAGCCAGATGTAATTATCACTAGTAGATTCTGCCTGCACAAAGTATGCAAGACTTAGAAAACAAAAAAGTTAAATCTATACGCaaaatgataaattatcatcagaATTTTGATATGTAGAACATTTCCACAAAACAAAAAGGTTGAATCTTTAGGTGATAAAGGCCTTGATTCAAACTCATGTATGCATAAAACGAAAAACAGAAGATCCTGATTCATAGTCACATACCCATAAGACAAAAAAGGGAACGTAATATAAGTTTACTACAGAAAATTTCTCTGAGCAACAAGCCTCTCATCTCTTAAAATTATGCCTAATGGTAAGGAGCAATGCTCGTTAGTTGCGGTAGGAGGacaaaaatatgcaatattatgcaAGATGAAACCTTTAAACATGCAGAACTAagaccaacaacaacaagaacataCAATCTGCAGCTGATACTCCGATACCAGCAGAGCAAAACACACACTGACCGGTTAAAGGTCTACTGAAATCCACAATAATACGCGAGAAATTTAACTGAGGCTCACGACACCTTTGCAGTTCAAAGAAAATGTCAACTTCTTAATTGGCTAAAAACCCACAATAATACGCGAGATATCTAACTGAGGCTCACAATACCTTTGCAGTTCAAAAACAATGGCGACTTGTTAATTGGCTAAAACCCCAAGAACTCATCGTTCGTACAATTCATACCTCAGGAAGGGTTGCAATTGATGCCCAGATCAAATCAATCCGGTATCATATTCCCTTCTCCACAAGAGGGAACAAAAAGGAATTGTTTTGTTCCATTAGGTCAAGGTAATTCTAAAAGATCACAAGATGGTCGTGAACTTGATTATCTCATCAGCGACCAAAGTCAAAAGAAAGAcgaatctttttttgttttttctccttCCTTTTCGTATCACCAGAGTCAGAACCCAACACAAAAAGTGATTTGCGAGGAAGACGACGTCGGACTCGGCAGTCCAAAGAGCCCAAAGAGAACTACTTTT
The DNA window shown above is from Musa acuminata AAA Group cultivar baxijiao chromosome BXJ2-4, Cavendish_Baxijiao_AAA, whole genome shotgun sequence and carries:
- the LOC135585153 gene encoding protein DA1-related 1-like isoform X3, yielding MIWLNKLFKGSNLKFSAGQCHGRHADDGFWNKPSSSLGIQREYDDEDIDQALALSLSEEEQKKGKTVDKSLLEEDEQLAKALQESLNAEYPPRQNGQICQPNPFSFPSVSRRCAGCNKEVGRGQSLSTMGAVWHPECLRCHGCNKPITDYELSLYENRPYHKSCYRKLYHPKCDVCKQYIPAIRDGHIEYRAHPFWGQRYCPLHERDGTPMCCSCERMEPRDTKYVTLDDGRKLCLECLNFAIMDTSECQPLYLGIKEFYEGLYMKVEQQIPLLLVERQALNEAMDGEMNGHHHLPETRGLCLSEEKIVRTVLRRPIMGSGHRLTDMITGPYRLIRRCDVTAILILYGLPRLLTGSILAHEMMHAWLRLNGYGSLSLEVEEGICQVLAQMWLDSEIVAGSGSNVASTSSSSSTTRPSKKGARTQSERKLGECFKHEIEADASPVYGAGYRAATRAVNRYGLRRTLDHIKFTRSFPN
- the LOC135585153 gene encoding protein DA1-related 1-like isoform X1 — protein: MSWQNLLVIITSGSMIWLNKLFKGSNLKFSAGQCHGRHADDGFWNKPSSSLGIQREYDDEDIDQALALSLSEEEQKKGKTVDKSLLEEDEQLAKALQESLNAEYPPRQNGQICQPNPFSFPSVSRRCAGCNKEVGRGQSLSTMGAVWHPECLRCHGCNKPITDYELSLYENRPYHKSCYRKLYHPKCDVCKQYIPAIRDGHIEYRAHPFWGQRYCPLHERDGTPMCCSCERMEPRDTKYVTLDDGRKLCLECLNFAIMDTSECQPLYLGIKEFYEGLYMKVEQQIPLLLVERQALNEAMDGEMNGHHHLPETRGLCLSEEKIVRTVLRRPIMGSGHRLTDMITGPYRLIRRCDVTAILILYGLPRLLTGSILAHEMMHAWLRLNGYGSLSLEVEEGICQVLAQMWLDSEIVAGSGSNVASTSSSSSTTRPSKKGARTQSERKLGECFKHEIEADASPVYGAGYRAATRAVNRYGLRRTLDHIKFTRSFPN
- the LOC135585153 gene encoding protein DA1-related 1-like isoform X2 — translated: MSWQNLLVIITSGSMIWLNKLFKGSNLKFSAGQCHGRHADDGFWNKPSSSLREYDDEDIDQALALSLSEEEQKKGKTVDKSLLEEDEQLAKALQESLNAEYPPRQNGQICQPNPFSFPSVSRRCAGCNKEVGRGQSLSTMGAVWHPECLRCHGCNKPITDYELSLYENRPYHKSCYRKLYHPKCDVCKQYIPAIRDGHIEYRAHPFWGQRYCPLHERDGTPMCCSCERMEPRDTKYVTLDDGRKLCLECLNFAIMDTSECQPLYLGIKEFYEGLYMKVEQQIPLLLVERQALNEAMDGEMNGHHHLPETRGLCLSEEKIVRTVLRRPIMGSGHRLTDMITGPYRLIRRCDVTAILILYGLPRLLTGSILAHEMMHAWLRLNGYGSLSLEVEEGICQVLAQMWLDSEIVAGSGSNVASTSSSSSTTRPSKKGARTQSERKLGECFKHEIEADASPVYGAGYRAATRAVNRYGLRRTLDHIKFTRSFPN